The Aeromicrobium tamlense nucleotide sequence CTAGAATGTTCTGGTGCCCTCGACGACGATGACTCCCGCCGTGGAGGTTCGCGACCTCGCCATGCGGTACGGGCGCGGCGACGCCGAGGTGCGCGCCGTCGACGGCCTGAGCCTGAGGGTCGAGACGGGCACCGTCACCTCGATCTTGGGACCCAACGGTGCGGGCAAGACCACCACCATCGAGACGTGCGAGGGCTTCCGCCGTCCGCAGTCCGGGCAGGTGCGCGTCCTGGGCCTCGATCCCGTCGCGCAGGCGGCCGAGCTGCGCCCTCGCGTGGGCGTCATGCTGCAGTCCGGCGGGGCCTGGCTGGGCGTCCGAGCCGGCGAGATGCTGCACCACATGGCGTCGCTCTACGCGAACCCGATGCCGGTCGACGCCCTCGTGGAGCGCCTCGGGATGGCGTCGTTCGCCCGCACGTCCTACCGGCGTCTGTCGGGCGGCCAGAAGCAGCGGCTCTCGCTCGCCATGGCGATCGTCGGCCGGCCCGAGCTGGTCTTCCTCGACGAGCCCACCGCCGGTCTCGACCCGCAGTCGCGCCGCGCCACGTGGGACCTCGTCGACGAGCTGCGTCGCCACGGCGTGACCACCGTGCTCACGACGCACTACATGGACGAGGCGCAGGAGCTCTCCGACCACGTCCACATCATCGACGCCGGCCGGGTGATCGCCTCGGGCACGCCCGACGAGCTCGTCGCCGCCGGCGCCCAGAACACGATCCGGCTGCGCACCCGCGCGGGCCTCGACACCGACTCGCTCGTCAAGGAGCTGCCCGAGGGCGCCGTCGTCGTCGAGACCGAGCCCGGCCAGTACGTCCTCTCGACCGAGGTCGACCCGGGCGTCCTGCACCGCATCACCGGGTGGTGCGCGGCGCACGACGTGCTGGTCGAGTCCGTCCTCGTCGAGCACCAGACCCTCGAGGACCGGTTCCTCGAGCTGACCGGCCGGGAGCTGCGATGACCGCCCTCGACCTCTCCCCCGCGCCCGGCGCCGCGTCGCGCCTGCGCCGCGTGTGGGCCCAGACCGCGATGGAGTTCCGGCTGACGGTGCGCAACGGAGAGCAGATGGTGGTCACGTTCGTGATCCCGGTCCTGCTGCTCGTGGTGGGCTCGCGCTCCGACCGCTTCTTCGACGGCGACGATCCGCTCGACGTGCTCGCGCCGGGCGTGCTTGCTCTGGCGATCGTCTCGACCTCGTTCACTTC carries:
- a CDS encoding ABC transporter ATP-binding protein, encoding MPSTTMTPAVEVRDLAMRYGRGDAEVRAVDGLSLRVETGTVTSILGPNGAGKTTTIETCEGFRRPQSGQVRVLGLDPVAQAAELRPRVGVMLQSGGAWLGVRAGEMLHHMASLYANPMPVDALVERLGMASFARTSYRRLSGGQKQRLSLAMAIVGRPELVFLDEPTAGLDPQSRRATWDLVDELRRHGVTTVLTTHYMDEAQELSDHVHIIDAGRVIASGTPDELVAAGAQNTIRLRTRAGLDTDSLVKELPEGAVVVETEPGQYVLSTEVDPGVLHRITGWCAAHDVLVESVLVEHQTLEDRFLELTGRELR